The genomic window CGCAATCAGCTCTTCGGCGCTCTCTCGCGCGTGCGCCAGCATCGTATCGGAGAAGCTCGAGAAATAGAGGTAGTCCGAGAAGAGTTCCTCGGGGGGAATCGTTTCGAGGATCTGCGCGAGGGAACACTCTCCACAGAGCGCGAGCGTCAGCGGATAGCGCGGTTCCTTCCGCTGCGATCCCGCCGCGTCGGGCAGGGAATTCGCCAGCGGTTGATCACCGAGAAACAGAACTGCATCCAGGCGCTGCGCGCCGCACGAACGACAGCAGGTGATCGACTCCAAGAGTTCAGCTCCGCCCCAGGTAGTCGCGATACCAATCGATCGTTTCGGTCAGACCCTTCTCCAGATTCCATTTGGCGCTCCAACCCAGCACCCGCTGGGCCTTTGCAGCGGAAAGCGACTGACTCGGAATCTCGGCACGCACCTCGTTTCGCACGTCAGCCTGCAGGTCGCTGCCCATCAGCTTGCACAGCGAATTCACGATCTCGAGAACCGTGACCCAGGATTCGGTACTGAAATTGAACGCTTCACCGCGCACGTCGTCGCGATCGATCGCTTCGGCCATCGCCAGATAGGCGGAAACGGCGTCACGCACGTAGAGATAGTCGCGCACAAAGCTGCCATCGCTGCGCACGATCGGACGCTCTCCGTTGTTCAGCGAGCGGATCGTACCGGGTACGATGCGGCTCCAGTTGAGATCACCGCCGCCGTAGATATTTCCGCAGCGCGCAATCGCCACCGGCAGCCCGTACGTAACGGAATAGCTGCGTGCCAGCATATCGGTGCAACTCTTCGATACGTCGTAGGGGTGGTTGGCGAGCAGAGGCATGTCTTCGTGGTAGGGAAGCTCGGGTTGTTCACCGTAGGCCTTGTCACTCGATGCGACGATGACGCTGCGAACCAGACCTTCCAGACGCCGACACGCTTCCAGCACGTTCCAGCTACCTTCGATATTGCTCTTGAATGTCTGCAGAGGTGAGCGTAGCGCCGTTCCGACGATCGTCTGCGCCCCCAGGTGAAATACCGAATCTACTTCGTGCTCATTGAGCGCCCGCTCGACGGTTGCGTAGTTTTCCAACTCACCCGCGATCACCGTGGTGCGCTGGATATCTCCGCTGCGATACAGCTCCGACTGCGGATCGGCATCGCGAATCAGTACGACGACCTGCGCACCCTGCTCGAGTAGTTCGCGGCATAGCCAGGAGCCGACGATGCCCGTAGCACCGGTGACCAGGACCCGTCGTCCGTTCCAGTGGGTGACACTCATATCACGAGCCCTGTGTTTCATCGAAGCGCTCGGCCCAGGGTGCATCGCCGCTGGTCCAGAGTTGCTCGAGCACGCGCAGATCGCGCGCGGTGTCCATGCACTGCCAGAATCCCGGGTGCCGATACGCGCGCAACTGCCCGCCCTGGGCCAGGCGCGCGAGCGGCTCGCGTTCGAGTACGGTCGAATCGCCTTCCAGGAAATCGAGCACGCCGGGTTCGAATACGAAGAAACCTCCGTTGATCCAACCCTCGGCCGCCATCGGTTTCTCCACGAATTCCAGGACCGTGTCTTCCTTCATGAGCAGATCCCCGAAGCGCGCGGGCGGGCGCACCGCGGTGACCGTCGCGAGCTTGCCATGCGACTTGTGGAAGGCCACGAGCTTGTCGAGATCGACATTGGACACACCATCCCCGTAGGTCAGCATGAAGGTTCCATCCGACACGTGATGGGAGAGGCGCTTCAGGCGCCCGCCGGTCATCGTATTCTGGCCCGTGTCCGCCAGGTGCACCTTCCAGTCTTCGGGGTGGTGCCCACTTGCAGAAACGTCACCGGTTCGCAGCTCGACCGTCACCTCGGGCGTGGCGAGCAGGGAGTAGTTCAGGAAGTACTCCTTGATCATCTTGCCGCGATAGCCCAGCGCCACGCAGAACTCGTTGTGCCCGAATCCCGCGTAGTGCTTCATGATGTGCCAGAGAATCGGCTGTCCGCCGATTTCGACCATGGGCTTGGGTCGGGTCTCGGTTTCCTCAGAGAGGCGTGTTCCGAGACCCCCGGCGAGGAGGATGACCTTCATGCCAGCGGTGTCCTGTTCCAGAAGTTCCGAGGAGGTATCATCCCCTCCTCCGCACGCCCGTCAAGGCTTCGGAGGATACCAGGAGAGGGGAGCGCGATGCGCTTCGAGAAAACGCCACTGATCGGTGCCTACGTGATCGAAATCGAAGAGCACCGGGACGAGCGCGGTTTCTTCGCCCGAACCTACTGCCGGGACGAATTCCGCAGGCTGGGACTCGAGCCGAACGTGGCCCAGTCGAGCGTCTCCTTCAATCAGCGACGAGGCACCCTGCGCGGGATGCACTTCCAGGAGGCCCCCCACGCAGAAGTCCGCGTGGTGCGCTGCACGCGAGGCCGGATCTTCGACGTGATCGTGGATTTGCGCTCCGACTCAGCGGACCGCGGCCGCTGGTACGGCGCCGAGCTCTCGGCCGAGAACCACCGCGCGCTGTACGTTCCGAAGGGATTTGCGCACGGGTTCCAGACCTTGGAAGACCGCACCGAGGTCCTGTACGACATCTCCGTACCCTACGCTCCTGAAGCCACGCGAGGCTATCACTACGCGTCTCCAGCGTTCGGAATCGACTGGCCGCTGCCCCCGGCCGACGTGAGCGAACGCGATCAGCAGCTCGACTCTCTCGACGGATAGGAACTGTCGGGGCCGCAGGTCGCGAGCGACCGGGCTTCGTCCGTCCGGATCCTTTTTGCTTCTGCGCCGCCCCATGGGTATGATTGCGCGCGATTTTCCCCCAACCCGTAACCGGAGGTCTGCCCATGGCTCGTGAAGCCGTCATCGTCGACAGTGTCCGCACCGGCCTTGCAAAAGCTCATCGCGGTTCGTTCAACATGACCGAACCCGTCGACTATCTCGCTCATACACTCAAGGCGGTCGTAGATCGCCAATCCAATCTGGATCCTTCTGAAGTCTACGACGTGATCACTGGTTGCGGCATGCCGGAAGGCTGCCAGGGCATGAATATGTCACGCATTGCAGCGATGGCCGCCGGTCTGCCCGTAGAAGTTGCGGGTACCACGATCAACCGTTTCTGCTCTTCCGGCTCCCAGGCCGTGATGATGGCTGCGCACCAGGTGATCCACGAAGGCGTGGACGCTGTGATCGGAGCCGGTGTCGAGACCATTACGATGATGCAGGACGGGACGCAGAACACCAATCGCATGGTCAACGAGCAGGCAAAAAACCGCTTCCCCGGCCTGTACTTCCCGATGGGCATCACGGCCGAAGTCGTTGCAGATCGCTACAAGGTGTCGCGTGAAGACCAGGACGCCTACTCACTGCAGAGCCAGCAGCGCTACGCAGCCGCGGTCGAAAACGGCTCCATCGCTGAAGAGATCGTGCCCATGACCGTTACGCGTCGCGTGCAGAAGAAGGGCGAGGATCCCTACGAAGAAGAGTTCACCGTCAATGCCGATGAGTGCAATCGCCCGAACACCACGCTCGATGGCCTCTCCAGCTTGAAGCCGGTCTTCAAGCCCGCGGAAGACGGCGGCACCGTTACTGCTGGAAATGCCTCGCAGCTCTCCGACGGTGCATCGGCCACTCTGGTCATGTCCGCCGAGCGCGCGAAGCAGCTCAGCCTGACGCCGCTGGGCTTCTACCGCGGCTCCGCAGTCGCCGGCTGCAAGCCCGATGAAATGGGCATCGGCCCGATCTACGCGGTACCCAAGCTGCTCAAGCAGCACGGCCTGACGATGGACGATATCGATATCGTCGAACTGAACGAGGCCTTCGCTTCGCAGTTGCTGCAGTGCCAGCGCGTGCTCGATATTCCGAACGAGAAGCTCAATCCAAACGGCGGCTCGATCTCGATCGGCCATCCGTTCGGCATGACCGGCTCGCGAATGACCGGCACCCTGCTACGCGAGCTGAAGCGCCAGGGCAAGCGCTACGGAATCGTCACCATGTGCGTCGGTGGCGGTCAGGGCTTCGCCAGTCTGTTCGAGGCGGCCTAGAAGCCCCGCCGGACCTCTAGCAGGCAGCGGAAAAACCATTCCCGTCGTCACGCGGCGTCTTTCATCCGCGTGTCTCGGTCCAGGGTTCTTCCGCAGCCTGCTAGCGGAGACCGGTGCGGGGCCATGGTTGCCCCGCGCCGGATCCGTTCTATACCACGACGACGAGTCCCATGCGCACGGCGCGATTCAAGGCGCTGATCACTGCGTCGAGCGAGGCCGTCACGATGCTCGGATGGCGACCCACTCCGAAAATCGCCTTGCCCTCGGACGTCACGATCTCCACGTAGGCGACCGCCTGCGCCGCCGCCCCCTGGCCGAGTGCGTGCTCACGAAAGTCGCTGACGCGCAGCTCGATGCCGAAGACGTTGTGCAACGCACTCACCAGCGCATCGATAGGACCCTTTCCGGAAGCCTGAAATGCGTGCTCGACCCCGTTGCAGGTAATGGTCGCAGCCATCTCCACACGATCGGCGCTATGCCCACCCTGAACGCTTCGCTGCTCGACGAAACCGAAGACACCGTCACCGGACAGGTATTCTGACTCGAACGCCTTCCAGATCTCTTCTGCAGGCAACTCGCGTTCGGTGGCATCGGTGATCTGCTGGACCAACTGACTGAACTCGATCTGCAGGCGTCGTGGCAGCTGCAGACCGTAGTCCCGCTCGAGTACGAAGGC from bacterium includes these protein-coding regions:
- a CDS encoding NAD-dependent epimerase/dehydratase family protein, producing MSVTHWNGRRVLVTGATGIVGSWLCRELLEQGAQVVVLIRDADPQSELYRSGDIQRTTVIAGELENYATVERALNEHEVDSVFHLGAQTIVGTALRSPLQTFKSNIEGSWNVLEACRRLEGLVRSVIVASSDKAYGEQPELPYHEDMPLLANHPYDVSKSCTDMLARSYSVTYGLPVAIARCGNIYGGGDLNWSRIVPGTIRSLNNGERPIVRSDGSFVRDYLYVRDAVSAYLAMAEAIDRDDVRGEAFNFSTESWVTVLEIVNSLCKLMGSDLQADVRNEVRAEIPSQSLSAAKAQRVLGWSAKWNLEKGLTETIDWYRDYLGRS
- the rfbF gene encoding glucose-1-phosphate cytidylyltransferase, with translation MKVILLAGGLGTRLSEETETRPKPMVEIGGQPILWHIMKHYAGFGHNEFCVALGYRGKMIKEYFLNYSLLATPEVTVELRTGDVSASGHHPEDWKVHLADTGQNTMTGGRLKRLSHHVSDGTFMLTYGDGVSNVDLDKLVAFHKSHGKLATVTAVRPPARFGDLLMKEDTVLEFVEKPMAAEGWINGGFFVFEPGVLDFLEGDSTVLEREPLARLAQGGQLRAYRHPGFWQCMDTARDLRVLEQLWTSGDAPWAERFDETQGS
- the rfbC gene encoding dTDP-4-dehydrorhamnose 3,5-epimerase gives rise to the protein MRFEKTPLIGAYVIEIEEHRDERGFFARTYCRDEFRRLGLEPNVAQSSVSFNQRRGTLRGMHFQEAPHAEVRVVRCTRGRIFDVIVDLRSDSADRGRWYGAELSAENHRALYVPKGFAHGFQTLEDRTEVLYDISVPYAPEATRGYHYASPAFGIDWPLPPADVSERDQQLDSLDG
- a CDS encoding thiolase family protein, giving the protein MAREAVIVDSVRTGLAKAHRGSFNMTEPVDYLAHTLKAVVDRQSNLDPSEVYDVITGCGMPEGCQGMNMSRIAAMAAGLPVEVAGTTINRFCSSGSQAVMMAAHQVIHEGVDAVIGAGVETITMMQDGTQNTNRMVNEQAKNRFPGLYFPMGITAEVVADRYKVSREDQDAYSLQSQQRYAAAVENGSIAEEIVPMTVTRRVQKKGEDPYEEEFTVNADECNRPNTTLDGLSSLKPVFKPAEDGGTVTAGNASQLSDGASATLVMSAERAKQLSLTPLGFYRGSAVAGCKPDEMGIGPIYAVPKLLKQHGLTMDDIDIVELNEAFASQLLQCQRVLDIPNEKLNPNGGSISIGHPFGMTGSRMTGTLLRELKRQGKRYGIVTMCVGGGQGFASLFEAA